A region of Micromonospora sp. WMMD882 DNA encodes the following proteins:
- a CDS encoding transposase, with protein MSTSSGKQPASGGGDPAPKPSRRVFSPEYKLAMVAEYENAANGEKGAILRREGLYSSHIIEWTRARDAGHLGQAGTPDSGAASAGSRVKKSAEQIELEKLRRQNEKLQADLKKTRIALDIMGKAHALLEELSESADNDNPPRRS; from the coding sequence GTGTCCACTTCATCTGGCAAGCAGCCGGCGTCCGGCGGCGGGGACCCGGCGCCGAAGCCGTCGCGGCGGGTCTTCAGCCCGGAGTACAAGCTCGCGATGGTCGCCGAGTACGAGAACGCCGCGAACGGAGAGAAGGGTGCGATCCTGCGCCGGGAAGGCTTGTACTCGTCGCACATCATCGAGTGGACACGGGCTCGGGATGCCGGGCACCTCGGCCAGGCAGGGACTCCGGATTCCGGCGCTGCGTCGGCCGGGTCGCGGGTGAAGAAGTCCGCAGAACAGATCGAGCTGGAGAAGCTGCGCCGGCAGAACGAGAAGCTGCAGGCGGATCTGAAGAAGACCCGCATTGCGTTGGACATCATGGGAAAAGCGCACGCGCTCTTGGAGGAACTCTCCGAGAGCGCGGACAACGACAACCCGCCGAGGAGATCCTGA
- a CDS encoding ATP-binding cassette domain-containing protein → MGEYFAIELDGVTKRYPGGVTAVADLDLQVPEGEVLGFLGPNGAGKTTTMRMLVGLVRPTSGRIRCWADRPAPRSNWPRSER, encoded by the coding sequence ATGGGTGAATACTTCGCCATTGAGCTGGACGGGGTGACCAAGCGGTACCCCGGCGGCGTCACCGCGGTCGCCGACCTGGATCTCCAGGTGCCCGAGGGGGAGGTCCTCGGCTTTCTCGGCCCCAACGGCGCGGGCAAGACCACCACCATGCGGATGCTGGTCGGGCTGGTCCGGCCGACCAGCGGTCGAATCCGGTGCTGGGCCGACCGCCCGGCGCCCCGGAGCAACTGGCCCAGGTCGGAGCGCTGA
- a CDS encoding cellulose binding domain-containing protein produces MAGSRRARGEGAAAWSWLVVAVGVLVMVVLTAVTLGAISGVRPLADPGPPPPAAPLPATPEPSVSVRKGTAAPGPPRTPGPSRPPSAPAAPTAARSTTPAPAATSSRPRPAEQTPGTLAGSAPTTGQVTGDYRLVDAYSDAFIGEVRVTNRSPTTQRWTVRVEVPGGRLVAAWVESAAQPAVTGSAGRHTFASGADLPPGGSAVLRFHFDGTGRTSRPQRCTVNGSGCAGL; encoded by the coding sequence ATGGCCGGCAGTCGTCGTGCTCGGGGCGAAGGCGCCGCCGCCTGGTCGTGGCTCGTGGTGGCGGTCGGCGTCCTGGTGATGGTGGTGCTGACGGCGGTCACCCTCGGGGCGATCTCCGGCGTCCGTCCGCTCGCCGACCCGGGACCGCCGCCACCGGCCGCCCCGCTGCCGGCGACGCCGGAGCCGTCGGTCTCCGTCCGGAAGGGGACGGCCGCGCCGGGCCCGCCCCGGACGCCGGGCCCGTCCCGCCCGCCGTCGGCGCCGGCCGCGCCCACCGCCGCCCGGAGCACGACCCCGGCCCCGGCCGCGACGAGCTCCCGCCCGCGGCCTGCCGAGCAGACGCCGGGCACGCTGGCCGGCAGCGCGCCCACCACCGGCCAGGTGACCGGCGACTACCGGCTGGTGGACGCCTACTCCGACGCGTTCATCGGCGAGGTGCGGGTGACCAACCGGTCACCGACCACGCAACGGTGGACGGTACGGGTGGAGGTGCCCGGCGGCCGGCTGGTGGCCGCCTGGGTGGAGAGCGCGGCGCAGCCCGCCGTCACCGGTTCGGCCGGTCGCCACACCTTCGCCAGCGGGGCCGATCTCCCGCCCGGCGGCTCGGCGGTGCTGCGGTTCCACTTCGACGGCACCGGGCGGACCAGCCGGCCGCAGCGGTGCACGGTCAACGGATCCGGCTGCGCCGGACTCTGA
- a CDS encoding DUF5980 family protein encodes MSRSLFAAARLALGLATAVTLALVGSQPAAASGATTSGATAAGASWQLVDLGQRVCIPADQSWFTYFLVAVEGQWSAPLEIGARNLPAGTTTSLPHAPVPPGTGDGHTVVNMVAMTLPPLPFGVYQPELTASDGAHTQSVPVTIRVQERRGC; translated from the coding sequence ATGTCACGATCACTCTTCGCCGCCGCGCGGCTGGCGCTCGGGCTGGCCACCGCGGTGACACTGGCGCTCGTCGGCAGCCAGCCCGCCGCCGCGTCCGGGGCCACCACGTCGGGGGCCACCGCTGCCGGGGCGAGCTGGCAGTTGGTGGACCTCGGGCAGCGGGTCTGCATCCCGGCCGACCAGTCCTGGTTCACGTACTTCCTGGTCGCCGTCGAAGGGCAGTGGTCGGCGCCGCTGGAGATCGGGGCGCGGAACCTGCCCGCCGGCACCACCACGAGCCTGCCGCACGCGCCGGTCCCGCCCGGTACCGGCGACGGGCACACGGTCGTCAACATGGTCGCGATGACCCTGCCGCCGCTGCCGTTCGGGGTGTACCAGCCGGAGCTGACCGCGTCGGACGGCGCGCACACCCAGAGCGTCCCGGTCACGATCCGGGTCCAGGAACGCCGGGGCTGCTGA
- the pulA gene encoding pullulanase-type alpha-1,6-glucosidase produces the protein MTPPPPLTSPRRPTSSPRRSRKALFGLVSLLALALAGAPVAVQQLGADATDRRDPLAAAGAPQWRAEPSAEVLLRAAANDARAEQFYFVLPDRFANGDPRNDRGGLTGDRLTTGLDPADKGFYHGGDLKGLIDRLDYVEGLGTTAIWLAPIFKNRPVQGAGDDVSAGYHGYWITDFTQVDPHFGTNEELKRLVRLAHRRGIKVYLDVIVNHTADVIKYAEDRYAYVDKTTSPYTDARGRAFEDRNYADGSRDFPKVTADAGPYTPTFASAADRTVKVPAWLNDVTMYHNRGDSTFAGENSEYGDFFGLDDLWTERPEVVRGITKVYGDWIASTGVDGFRLDTVKHVNLDFWPQFAQGVERAAERAGKKDFFMFGEVYSADPEVTSTYVRRGGLPATLDFAFQEAARGYTAADGSAKALADVYARDDLYAARDTDANRTTTFLGNHDMGRIGSFIAAGAGDPASHLRRDQLAHQLMFLTRGQPVVYSGDEQGFTGPGGDKDARQDMFASKTADYLDDDLIGTDRTHAVDQYDTNHPLYRTIAELGALRRAHPALRNGVQVTRYAADGPGVFAFSRVDPKERREYVVAVNNAATAQTVTVDTWSANNTFTGVYGDAARATATGDAARATGAGDADRTATGDAGRATTAGDGRLTVTVPPMSAVAYRAGAPIPRPTAAPTIAITGPESGAAVATRAAVTARVTGDPLATVAVAARVDGGKWTLLGAADKAPYTVHHDLTGLAAGTRIEYKAVVRDGRGRTADARSTATVATPDQGASRDWAVVHYQRPDGDYADWGLYVWGDVDPAYVTEWPAGQPFAGTDAYGRFAWVKLKPGAKSVGFLVVDKDGNKDVGQDRVIDVTRTGEIWLKQGDPTVHASYADAVGAPPPPVEDGYAVIHHRRPDGDHDGWGLHLWDGAANPTDWATPMPPTSVDSFGAVWRVPLAAGATGLSYIIHSGDEKDLPTDQRLDLASTGREVWLLAATPGRLLPTTTSGAARDVDVTKQQAHWIDRSTVAWAVGPTDGKSYALVTAPTGGVGVVDGELSGTYASLPLTARRNGLTEAQRARLPHLWAYQAFGLADRDLAKVPAALRGQLLVTERDHEGTLLRATGVQLPGVLDDVYAAATRATLGPTFAGKRPSLAVWAPTARGVELELFDSPTATPRVVAMRRDDRTGVWSARGDRDWTGKYYRYRVQAWQPATQKMVTASVTDPYSVALAPNSTHSQLVDLADPALAPAGWDRLRKPAAAPSSKTQITELSVRDFSVADSTVPADRRGTFLAFTDPATAGMTHLRKLGDAGVTHLHLLPVFDFATIPERRGEQKQPDCDLAKLPPDSDQQQKCVAAVADTDGYNWGYDPLHYTVPEGGYAVDPSGAARTTEFRRMVAGVNAAGLRVVMDVVYNHTSAAGADPKSVLDQVVPGYYHRLLDDGTVANSTCCANTAPEHAMMGKLVVDSLVTWAKAYKVDGFRFDLMGHHPKANILAVRAALDRLTVARDGVDGKSILLYGEGWNFGEVANDARFVQATQANMAGTGIGTFNDRLRDAARGGGPFDSNPRAQGFASGLFTDPNGDPVNGSAEQQRARLLHAHDQVKVGLVGNLAGYRFTDTAGRQVTGAQVDYNGSPTGYTAAPGEAVTYVDAHDNEILYDALAYKLPPDTPMAERARMQVLALSTVVLGQGTGFVTTGTERLRSKSLDRNSYNSGDWFNQIRWDCAQGNGFGLGLPPAADNQDKWPYAKPLLADPSLVPDCAAVRLTDARYAELLRVRASSPVFGLDTAAEVQKRVAFPLSGPGETPGVLTMTLDGRGLDERWRSVTVVFNTTPKSAKQQVAGLRGADVTLHPVLRDSADARLRSASFDAASGAFTVPARSVAVFVQR, from the coding sequence ATGACACCCCCGCCACCGCTCACCTCCCCACGACGACCGACGTCCTCCCCACGACGTTCCCGCAAGGCCCTCTTCGGCCTGGTGTCCCTGCTCGCTCTGGCGCTCGCCGGCGCTCCGGTCGCCGTCCAGCAGCTCGGCGCGGACGCCACCGACCGGCGCGACCCGCTCGCCGCCGCCGGGGCGCCACAGTGGCGCGCCGAGCCCTCCGCCGAGGTGCTGCTACGGGCCGCCGCGAACGACGCCCGCGCCGAGCAGTTCTACTTCGTCCTGCCCGACCGGTTCGCCAACGGCGACCCGCGCAACGACCGGGGTGGCCTCACCGGCGATCGGCTGACCACCGGCCTCGACCCCGCCGACAAGGGCTTCTACCACGGTGGTGACCTCAAGGGCCTGATCGACAGGCTCGACTACGTCGAAGGGCTGGGCACCACCGCGATCTGGCTCGCACCGATCTTCAAGAACCGGCCCGTGCAGGGCGCCGGCGACGACGTGTCAGCCGGCTACCACGGCTACTGGATCACCGACTTCACCCAGGTCGACCCGCACTTCGGCACCAACGAGGAGCTGAAGCGGCTGGTCAGGCTCGCCCACCGACGGGGCATCAAGGTCTACCTCGACGTCATCGTCAACCACACCGCCGACGTGATCAAATACGCCGAGGACCGGTACGCCTACGTCGACAAGACGACCAGCCCGTACACCGACGCGCGGGGACGCGCGTTCGAGGACCGCAACTACGCCGACGGCAGCCGGGACTTCCCGAAGGTGACCGCCGACGCCGGGCCGTACACGCCGACCTTCGCCAGCGCGGCGGACCGGACGGTGAAGGTCCCGGCCTGGCTGAACGACGTGACCATGTACCACAACCGGGGGGACTCCACGTTCGCCGGGGAGAACAGCGAGTACGGCGACTTCTTCGGCCTCGACGACCTGTGGACCGAGCGGCCCGAGGTGGTCCGGGGCATCACCAAGGTGTACGGCGACTGGATCGCCAGCACCGGCGTGGACGGGTTCCGGCTGGACACCGTCAAGCACGTCAACCTGGACTTCTGGCCGCAGTTCGCGCAGGGCGTCGAACGTGCCGCCGAGAGGGCCGGCAAGAAGGACTTCTTCATGTTCGGCGAGGTCTACAGCGCCGACCCGGAGGTCACCTCCACGTACGTGCGCCGGGGCGGGCTGCCGGCCACGCTGGACTTCGCCTTCCAGGAGGCCGCCCGCGGGTACACCGCCGCGGACGGCTCCGCGAAGGCTCTCGCCGACGTGTACGCCCGTGACGACCTCTACGCCGCGCGGGACACCGACGCCAACCGGACGACCACCTTCCTCGGTAACCACGACATGGGCCGGATCGGCTCGTTCATCGCGGCCGGCGCCGGTGACCCGGCCAGCCACCTGCGCCGCGACCAGCTCGCCCACCAGCTCATGTTCCTGACCAGGGGGCAGCCGGTGGTGTACTCCGGCGACGAGCAGGGCTTCACCGGCCCGGGCGGCGACAAGGACGCCCGGCAGGACATGTTCGCCTCGAAGACCGCCGACTACCTCGACGACGACCTGATCGGCACCGACCGTACCCACGCCGTCGACCAGTACGACACCAACCATCCGCTCTACCGCACGATCGCCGAGTTGGGCGCGCTGCGCAGGGCCCATCCGGCGTTGCGTAACGGCGTGCAGGTCACCCGGTACGCCGCCGACGGCCCCGGCGTCTTCGCCTTCTCCCGCGTCGACCCGAAGGAGCGCCGGGAGTACGTCGTCGCGGTGAACAACGCGGCGACCGCGCAGACTGTCACTGTGGACACCTGGTCAGCGAACAACACTTTCACCGGCGTGTACGGCGACGCCGCCCGCGCCACCGCCACGGGCGACGCCGCCCGCGCCACCGGGGCCGGCGACGCCGACCGGACCGCCACCGGCGACGCCGGCCGTGCCACGACCGCCGGCGACGGCAGGCTCACGGTGACCGTGCCGCCGATGTCGGCGGTGGCGTACCGGGCCGGCGCGCCGATCCCGCGGCCGACCGCCGCCCCGACCATCGCGATCACCGGCCCGGAGTCGGGCGCGGCCGTGGCCACCCGGGCCGCGGTCACCGCCCGGGTCACCGGTGACCCGCTGGCCACCGTCGCGGTGGCCGCCCGGGTCGACGGCGGGAAGTGGACGCTGCTCGGCGCCGCCGACAAGGCCCCCTACACGGTGCACCACGACCTGACCGGGCTGGCCGCCGGCACGCGTATCGAGTACAAGGCGGTGGTCCGCGACGGTCGGGGCCGGACCGCCGACGCCCGGTCCACCGCCACCGTCGCCACCCCCGACCAGGGGGCGTCGCGGGACTGGGCGGTCGTGCACTACCAGCGCCCCGACGGTGACTACGCCGACTGGGGGCTCTACGTCTGGGGCGACGTCGACCCGGCGTACGTCACCGAGTGGCCCGCCGGGCAGCCGTTCGCCGGAACGGACGCCTACGGCCGGTTCGCCTGGGTGAAGCTCAAGCCGGGCGCGAAGTCGGTAGGTTTCCTGGTGGTCGACAAAGACGGCAACAAGGACGTCGGCCAGGACCGCGTCATCGACGTGACCCGTACCGGTGAGATCTGGCTCAAGCAGGGCGACCCGACGGTACACGCCAGCTACGCCGACGCGGTCGGCGCGCCGCCGCCGCCGGTCGAGGACGGGTACGCGGTCATCCACCACCGTCGTCCGGACGGCGACCACGACGGCTGGGGCCTGCACCTCTGGGACGGCGCGGCGAACCCCACCGACTGGGCGACGCCGATGCCGCCGACCAGCGTCGACAGCTTCGGCGCGGTGTGGCGGGTGCCGCTGGCGGCCGGGGCCACCGGGCTCAGCTACATCATCCACTCCGGCGACGAGAAGGACCTGCCGACCGACCAGCGGCTCGACCTCGCCAGCACCGGCCGTGAGGTGTGGCTGCTCGCCGCGACCCCGGGCCGGCTGTTGCCGACCACCACCTCCGGGGCGGCCCGGGACGTGGACGTGACGAAACAGCAGGCGCACTGGATCGACAGGTCCACCGTGGCCTGGGCCGTCGGGCCGACCGACGGGAAGTCGTACGCGCTGGTCACCGCCCCGACCGGCGGGGTGGGCGTGGTCGACGGGGAGCTGTCCGGCACGTACGCCAGTCTGCCGTTGACCGCGCGGCGCAACGGGCTCACCGAGGCCCAGCGGGCGCGGTTGCCGCACCTGTGGGCGTACCAGGCGTTCGGGCTGGCCGACCGGGACCTGGCGAAGGTGCCGGCGGCGCTGCGCGGGCAGCTCCTGGTCACCGAGCGGGACCACGAGGGGACCCTGCTGCGCGCCACCGGCGTGCAGCTTCCCGGCGTGCTCGACGACGTCTACGCCGCCGCCACCAGGGCGACGCTCGGCCCGACGTTCGCCGGGAAGCGTCCGTCGCTGGCGGTGTGGGCGCCCACCGCCCGCGGCGTCGAGCTGGAGCTGTTCGACTCGCCGACCGCGACGCCGAGGGTGGTGGCCATGCGCCGCGACGACCGGACCGGCGTCTGGTCGGCGCGCGGGGACCGCGACTGGACCGGGAAGTACTACCGCTACCGGGTCCAGGCATGGCAGCCGGCCACCCAGAAGATGGTCACCGCGTCGGTGACCGACCCGTACTCGGTGGCCCTCGCGCCGAACTCGACGCACAGTCAGCTCGTCGACCTGGCCGATCCGGCGCTCGCCCCGGCCGGCTGGGACCGGCTGCGCAAGCCGGCGGCGGCGCCGTCGTCGAAGACGCAGATCACCGAGCTGTCGGTGCGGGACTTCTCCGTCGCCGACAGCACCGTGCCGGCCGACCGGCGGGGGACCTTCCTCGCGTTCACCGACCCGGCCACCGCCGGCATGACCCACCTGCGGAAACTCGGCGACGCCGGGGTCACCCACCTGCATCTGCTGCCCGTCTTCGACTTCGCCACCATCCCCGAGCGGCGGGGCGAGCAGAAGCAGCCGGACTGTGACCTGGCGAAGCTGCCGCCGGATTCGGACCAGCAGCAGAAGTGCGTGGCGGCGGTCGCCGACACCGACGGCTACAACTGGGGGTACGACCCGCTGCACTACACCGTGCCCGAGGGCGGGTACGCCGTCGACCCGAGCGGCGCGGCCCGGACCACCGAGTTCCGGCGGATGGTCGCCGGGGTCAACGCCGCCGGCCTGCGGGTGGTCATGGACGTGGTCTACAACCACACCTCGGCCGCCGGGGCCGACCCGAAGTCGGTGCTGGACCAGGTGGTGCCCGGCTACTACCACCGGCTGCTCGACGACGGCACGGTCGCCAACTCCACCTGCTGCGCCAACACCGCCCCCGAGCACGCCATGATGGGCAAGCTCGTGGTGGACTCCCTGGTCACCTGGGCGAAGGCGTACAAGGTGGACGGGTTCCGGTTCGACCTGATGGGCCACCACCCGAAGGCGAACATCCTCGCCGTCCGCGCCGCCCTGGACAGGCTGACCGTCGCCCGGGACGGGGTGGACGGGAAGTCGATCCTGCTCTACGGGGAGGGCTGGAACTTCGGCGAGGTCGCCAACGACGCCCGGTTCGTCCAGGCCACCCAGGCCAACATGGCCGGCACCGGGATCGGCACCTTCAACGACCGGCTGCGCGACGCGGCGCGCGGCGGCGGCCCGTTCGATTCCAACCCGCGGGCGCAGGGCTTCGCCTCCGGGCTGTTCACCGACCCCAACGGCGACCCGGTCAACGGCAGCGCCGAGCAGCAGCGCGCCCGGCTGCTGCACGCCCACGACCAGGTCAAGGTCGGGTTGGTCGGCAACCTCGCCGGCTACCGGTTCACCGACACCGCCGGCAGGCAGGTGACCGGCGCGCAGGTCGACTACAACGGCTCGCCCACCGGCTACACCGCCGCGCCGGGGGAGGCGGTCACCTACGTGGACGCGCACGACAACGAGATCCTGTACGACGCGTTGGCGTACAAGCTGCCGCCGGACACCCCGATGGCGGAGCGGGCCCGGATGCAGGTGCTCGCCCTGTCCACCGTGGTGCTCGGCCAGGGCACGGGCTTCGTCACCACCGGCACCGAACGGCTGCGCTCCAAGTCGCTGGACCGCAACTCGTACAACTCGGGGGACTGGTTCAACCAGATCCGCTGGGACTGCGCGCAGGGCAACGGCTTCGGCCTGGGCCTGCCGCCGGCGGCGGACAACCAGGACAAGTGGCCGTACGCGAAGCCGCTGCTGGCTGATCCGTCGCTGGTGCCGGACTGCGCGGCGGTGCGGCTCACCGACGCCCGGTACGCCGAGCTGCTGCGGGTCCGGGCGTCCTCGCCGGTGTTCGGGCTGGACACCGCCGCCGAGGTGCAGAAGCGGGTCGCGTTCCCGCTGTCCGGCCCGGGGGAGACCCCCGGGGTGCTGACCATGACGCTGGACGGCCGCGGGCTGGACGAGCGGTGGCGGTCGGTGACGGTGGTCTTCAACACCACGCCGAAGTCGGCGAAGCAGCAGGTCGCCGGCCTGCGTGGGGCGGACGTGACGCTGCACCCGGTGCTGCGCGACTCGGCCGACGCGCGGCTGCGGTCGGCGTCGTTCGACGCCGCCAGCGGCGCCTTCACCGTGCCGGCCCGCAGCGTGGCGGTGTTCGTCCAGCGCTGA
- a CDS encoding ABC transporter ATP-binding protein has protein sequence MLGRPPGAPEQLAQVGALIESPTFYPHLSGLDNLRLAARYAGAPESAAERVLAEVDLSGRARSRFREYSLGMKQRLGVAAALLKQPRLLILDEPTNGLDPAGVSEMRELLRSLGRRGHTVLLSSHVLGEVEQVCDRIAVIDRGRLVADGTPDALRARLRSGLLIVVADPQDKAVASLTDHQAVRRVDVVDGSLRVSVDPALAAELNRRLVEAGVDVRELRPVRHSLEDAFLELTGAERVGDPDPTSPGEGDK, from the coding sequence GTGCTGGGCCGACCGCCCGGCGCCCCGGAGCAACTGGCCCAGGTCGGAGCGCTGATCGAGTCACCGACCTTCTATCCGCACCTCTCCGGCCTGGACAACCTGCGGCTGGCCGCCCGGTACGCGGGGGCGCCCGAGAGCGCCGCCGAGCGGGTGCTGGCCGAGGTGGACCTCAGCGGACGGGCCCGGTCCCGCTTCCGGGAGTACTCGCTGGGCATGAAACAGCGGCTCGGGGTGGCCGCCGCGCTGCTGAAGCAGCCACGCCTGCTCATCCTCGACGAGCCGACCAACGGCCTGGACCCGGCCGGCGTGTCCGAGATGCGTGAGCTGCTGCGTTCGCTCGGCCGACGTGGACACACCGTCCTGCTCTCCAGCCACGTGCTCGGCGAGGTCGAACAGGTCTGCGACCGGATCGCGGTCATCGACCGTGGTCGGCTGGTGGCCGACGGCACCCCGGACGCGCTGCGGGCCCGCCTCCGCAGCGGGCTGCTGATCGTCGTGGCCGACCCGCAGGACAAGGCGGTCGCCAGCCTGACCGACCACCAGGCGGTACGACGGGTCGACGTCGTCGATGGCTCGCTGCGGGTCTCCGTCGACCCCGCCCTGGCCGCCGAGCTCAACCGGCGACTGGTCGAGGCCGGTGTCGACGTACGGGAGCTGCGGCCGGTGCGGCACTCCCTGGAAGACGCCTTCCTGGAGCTGACCGGGGCCGAACGCGTCGGCGACCCGGACCCGACGAGCCCCGGGGAGGGCGACAAGTGA
- a CDS encoding IS3 family transposase has protein sequence MFGQLRDADISVQRACALTGTSRATYYRRAKPVVGPRHGPWLPRTPPPQALSTAERERVLAVLNSPAYADLAIPQVWARELDAGRYHCSMSTMYRIARAAGQSRERRRLATHPPRVRPELVATGPGQVWSWDITALKGPVKGVWYRCYVMIDIYSRYVTGWLVAAAEDAVVARDFLADAIDRNGIEPHTIHADRGGAMVSKPVSEMLVDLGVLRSHSRPRTSNDNPYSEAQFKTMKYVPDFPARFGSLADARAFCDGFFTAYNHEHRHSGIGWHTPASVHYGTAEQIREHRQNTLDAAHATHPDRFNHRPRPPQLPDRAWINQPTQQDQTVSI, from the coding sequence GTGTTCGGGCAGTTACGCGACGCGGACATCTCCGTGCAGCGGGCGTGCGCGTTGACCGGGACATCGCGGGCGACCTACTACCGGCGGGCGAAGCCGGTGGTCGGGCCGCGGCACGGGCCGTGGCTGCCGCGGACCCCGCCGCCGCAGGCGCTCAGCACCGCCGAGCGGGAGCGGGTCCTGGCGGTGTTGAACTCGCCTGCTTATGCCGACCTGGCGATCCCGCAGGTCTGGGCCAGGGAACTCGACGCGGGCCGCTACCACTGCTCGATGTCCACGATGTACCGCATCGCCCGCGCGGCCGGGCAGAGCCGGGAACGACGCCGGCTGGCGACCCATCCGCCCCGGGTGCGGCCGGAGCTGGTCGCGACCGGGCCGGGTCAGGTGTGGTCCTGGGACATCACCGCGTTGAAAGGACCCGTCAAAGGCGTCTGGTACCGGTGTTACGTCATGATCGACATCTACTCCCGGTACGTCACCGGGTGGCTCGTCGCGGCCGCCGAGGACGCGGTCGTCGCCCGTGACTTCCTGGCCGACGCGATCGACCGTAACGGGATCGAGCCGCACACCATCCACGCCGACCGCGGCGGCGCCATGGTGTCGAAACCGGTGTCGGAGATGCTCGTCGACCTCGGTGTCCTCCGCTCGCACTCCCGACCCCGGACCTCGAACGACAACCCGTACTCCGAGGCCCAGTTCAAGACTATGAAGTACGTGCCGGATTTCCCGGCCCGGTTCGGATCCCTCGCTGACGCGAGAGCCTTCTGCGACGGCTTTTTTACCGCCTATAACCACGAGCACCGGCATTCCGGGATCGGCTGGCACACCCCGGCGTCGGTGCACTACGGCACCGCCGAGCAGATCCGCGAGCACCGCCAGAACACCCTCGACGCGGCCCACGCCACCCACCCAGACCGGTTCAACCACCGGCCACGCCCACCGCAACTACCCGACCGTGCCTGGATCAACCAGCCCACCCAACAGGACCAAACCGTCTCAATTTGA
- a CDS encoding aminopeptidase P family protein → MAEERTDTKPVDGTESHDPDFPEAYLAFMRQGWRDTELPVAPRPEAPDHAKRRAALSAAFPGETLVIPTGGEKVRANDTEYRFRPGSDFVYLTGDHEPDSVLVLRPNGSGHDATLFMRPRSSRQTDEFFRSRHGELWVGRRPSLGEKSTELGLPTADLTGLEQALAELSPARTRVLRGFDPLVDAAVRPYDGARAEGQPARDRELAIAISEQKLVKDEWEIAQLQDAIDATVRGFEDVARVLPADRAVSERLLEGVFALRARHDGNDVGYGSIVGAGEHATILHWVRNHGVTRPGELLLMDMGVENRHLYTADVTRVLPVDGRFTSLQRQVYDVVYASQQAGIDAVKPGVKFKDVHLTCMRVLAEGLADLGLLPVGVDEAMDEKSTIYRRWTLHGFGHMLGIDVHDCANARKETYRDGALGEGYVLTVEPGLYFQPEDELVPEELRGIGIRIEDDVLVTPTGAVNLSAGLPRRADEVETWLAAQRAAGLRLPG, encoded by the coding sequence ATGGCCGAGGAGCGCACCGACACGAAGCCGGTGGACGGCACGGAATCACACGACCCGGACTTTCCCGAGGCGTACCTGGCCTTCATGCGGCAGGGCTGGCGGGACACCGAGCTGCCGGTCGCCCCCCGCCCGGAGGCGCCCGACCACGCCAAACGGCGGGCGGCGCTCTCGGCGGCCTTCCCCGGCGAGACGCTGGTGATCCCCACCGGCGGGGAGAAGGTCCGGGCCAACGACACCGAGTACCGGTTCCGGCCCGGCAGCGACTTCGTCTACCTGACCGGCGACCACGAGCCGGACAGCGTGCTCGTGCTGCGGCCGAACGGCTCCGGGCACGACGCCACCCTCTTCATGCGCCCCCGCTCGTCCCGGCAGACCGACGAGTTCTTCCGCAGCCGGCACGGCGAGCTGTGGGTGGGGCGGCGTCCGTCGCTGGGCGAGAAGTCCACCGAGCTGGGGCTGCCCACCGCCGACCTGACCGGGCTGGAGCAGGCGCTGGCCGAGCTGTCGCCGGCGCGTACCCGGGTGTTGCGGGGTTTCGACCCGCTGGTGGACGCGGCGGTGCGGCCCTACGACGGGGCCCGCGCCGAGGGGCAGCCGGCCCGCGACCGGGAGCTGGCCATCGCGATCTCGGAGCAGAAGCTGGTCAAGGACGAGTGGGAGATCGCCCAGCTCCAGGACGCGATCGACGCCACCGTCCGGGGCTTCGAGGACGTGGCCCGGGTGCTGCCGGCCGACCGGGCCGTCTCCGAGCGGCTGCTGGAGGGGGTCTTCGCGTTGCGCGCCCGGCACGACGGCAACGACGTCGGGTACGGCTCGATCGTCGGGGCCGGGGAGCACGCCACGATCCTGCACTGGGTGCGCAACCACGGGGTCACCCGCCCGGGCGAGCTGCTGTTGATGGACATGGGCGTGGAGAACCGGCACCTCTACACCGCCGACGTGACCCGGGTGCTGCCGGTGGACGGCCGGTTCACCTCCCTGCAACGCCAGGTGTACGACGTCGTGTACGCCTCGCAGCAGGCCGGCATCGACGCCGTCAAGCCGGGGGTGAAGTTCAAGGACGTGCACCTGACCTGCATGCGGGTGCTCGCCGAGGGGCTGGCCGACCTGGGTCTGCTGCCGGTGGGCGTGGACGAGGCGATGGACGAGAAGTCGACGATCTACCGGCGGTGGACGCTGCACGGCTTCGGCCACATGCTCGGCATCGACGTGCACGACTGCGCCAACGCCCGCAAGGAGACGTACCGGGACGGCGCTCTCGGCGAGGGGTACGTGCTGACCGTCGAGCCGGGCCTGTACTTCCAGCCGGAGGACGAGTTGGTCCCCGAGGAGCTGCGCGGCATCGGCATCCGGATCGAGGACGACGTCCTGGTCACCCCGACCGGCGCGGTGAACCTGTCGGCGGGGCTGCCCCGCCGGGCCGACGAGGTGGAGACCTGGTTGGCCGCGCAGCGTGCGGCGGGGCTGCGCCTGCCCGGCTGA